CGGCGGCGTCGACGGTCACTTCCAGTTCGGTCGCGACCAGCGTCAGCACGGCGCCCTTCTTCACGCCGGGCGATTCTTCCTCGTCGACGATCACGACCGGGACCGGCACGGTGACGGTCTCGTGCGCGGCGATGCGCAGGAAGTCGACGTGCAGCGGACGGTCGGTGACCGGGTGGAAGGCCACGTCCTTGGCCAGCGTGCGCTTGCCGTCGACCATGATGACCGAGTTCATGAAGTGACCGGTCATCAGCGCCTTCACCAGCGCCTTCTCCTCGAGGTGGATCGAGGTCGGCTCCTTGTTCTGGCCGTAGATCACGGCGGGGACGCGGCCGTCGCGACGCAGTGCACGGGAGGCTCCCTTGCCAACCCGGTCACGCGTTTCGGCTGCGAGCGTGATGGTGTCGCTCATTGATATGCTCCGAAATACGGGTGATGTTCGTCTTCCCGACACGCCTCCAGGGATGACCATGGCGGGAAGCGGGCGCGCTTAGCGGGGGACGGGGGAAAAGGCAAGGTGGGCCAGGCAGGTCGTCATCCCCGCGAAGGCGGGAAGCCGGATACGCTGAGGTCCGAGAAGGAAGCGCGATGGCAGCGCGTCTGGATCCCCGCCTACGCGGGGATGACGATTCAATAACGGACCCGCACCGCCTTCAGCCTGTACGCGCCGAGCTGCTGCTGGACGCTCTGCGTGCCGGCCAGATGGCCTGCGCCCACCGCGATGAAGACGGTGCCGGGGCGCTTCATGCGCTCGGCGATCCACGCCGCCCACTTCCGGTTGCGGTTGACCAGCAGCGCCTGCGCCACCTCGGGCGAATCCTTGAGCGAGTCGTTCATCTCGCTCGCGACGCCGTCGGGATTGCCCGCGGCCCAGGCATCGACCAGCTTGCGGAAGGTGGTATCGGCGGTGGGCAGTTCGTCGAGCGTGCTCTCCAGCAGCCTGACCTGCGCCGGTTGCGAGATGGCGTCGAAGATGCCCAGCTGCCCCTCGAACGTCTCCAGCCCGACGATCGGCTTGCCGGCCTGGCGCGCGGCGTCGGACAGCACCTTTTCCGGGCCGTTGGCGGGGTCGTAGCCCAGCTTCTGCACCGGCAGCAGCGACAGCGTGATCGCGGCGAACCACGGGCGCATCCGATCATAGGCGGCCGGCGGCAGCCCGCCGTCCGCCATCGCCTTCTGAAACGCCGGGCGGTAATTGGGCGGCAGCTGCTCGGTCAGCGGGGTGCCGGCGGGAGCGAATGCCTTGGACGCGACGACGCGCTGCTGGGTCTGCGCGTCGGGCTCGACCATCTCCAGCACCAGCGTCTGCGAGCGGTCGAACGCCGTCTTCACCGCCTCGTCGAACCAGGACAGGCCGGGGCGCAGCACGTGGATCGTGCCGAAGAGATAGATGGTGGTGTCCCTGTCCTTCACCACCCACAGCGCCGGGTCGGCGTCGGGGGAGGCCGCCGCCTTCGGCCGGGCACAGGCGGGGAGGGGCAGCGCGAGAAGCAGCGCGAGCGGGGCGGCGAACCAGCGAGTCATGACGGGCAGCCCTAGCGCGCCCCTTGCGGGAAGGCGAGGGTTCGGCCAGAGGTCGCCGCCGTATGGACCAGCCCCTTTCCTTTCAGGCGATGATCCTGCGGCTCCACCAATATTGGTCGGAGCGCGGGTGCGCGATCCTGCAACCCTATGACATGGAGATGGGGGCGGGGACGTTCCACACCGCCACCACGCTGCGCGCGCTGGGGCCGGACGCGTGGAACGCGGCCTATGTCCAGCCGTGCCGCCGCCCGACCGACGGCCGCTATGGCGAAAACCCCAACCGGCTCCAGCATTACTATCAGTATCAGGTGATCCTGAAGCCCAGCCCGCCCGACCTGCAGGATCTGTATCTGGGCAGCCTGGCGGCGATCGGGGTGGACATGAGCATCCACGACATCCGCTTCGTCGAGGACGATTGGGAAAGCCCGACGCTGGGCGCCTGGGGACTGGGCTGGGAGGTCTGGTGCGACGGGATGGAGGTGACGCAGTTCACCTATTTCCAGCAGATGGGCGGGTTCGACATGAAGCCGGTCGCTGGCGAGCTGACCTACGGGCTGGAGCGGCTGGCGATGTACATCCAGAACGTCGACAATGTGTACGACCTGCGCTTCAACGATGCCGGCGTGAGCTATGGCGACGTGTTCCTGGAGAACGAGCGCCAGATGTCGACGTGGAACTTCGAGGTGGCGGATACCGAGACGCTGTTCGACCAGTTCCGCAAGGCGGCGGCGGAGTGCGAGAACTGCCTGGCCGCCAAGCTGCCGATCCCGGCATACGAGCAGGCGATCAAGGCGAGCCACACGTTCAACCTGCTCCAGGCGCGCGGGGTGATCTCCGTCGCGGAGCGGCAGGCGTATATCGGGCGCGTGCGCGATCTCGCGAAGGCGGCGTGCGCGGCGCATATGGAGAAGCACGGGTGGGCGGAGCAGCTCAAGGTTCCGACGACGTGAAGCGTCGTTGGAATAGCTGCGGAGGGGGCGTGATGAGGTTCACGCGAAGCCGCGAAGACGCGAAGGTTTATGGTTCGCGCAGAGCACGCGGAGGACGCAGAGGTGTTGTGCCTTGCCGCGTCAGCGGCTCTCGAACATCTCGCGTTGGCGTGACCCGGTGCGCTACCGCGCACGAAGCCTCTCTGCGTCCTCTGCGCGCTCCGCGCGAACATCATCTTCGCGGCTTCGCGTCTTCGCGTGAATCCCAATACACGGCCGATATCGCATGACCGACTTCCTGCTCGAACTCCGCTCCGAGGAAATTCCGGCGCGCATGCAGACCAAGGCGCGCGAGGATCTGGCGCGGCTCTTCGCGGGCGAGCTGGCCAGGGCCGGGCTCGCCGCGGCGGAGACGGTGAGCTATGCCACGCCGCGGCGCCTCGCGCTGATCCTGCGCGGGCTGCCGGAGGCGACCGAGGCGGTCAGCGAGGAAGTGAAGGGCCCCAAGACGAGCGCGCCGCCGCAGGCGCTGGAGGGGTTCCTGCGCAAGACCGGGCTGACGCGCGAGCAGCTGGTCGAGCGCGACGGCGTGTTCTTCGCGGTGAGCGAGAAGCCGGGGCGGGCGACCGCCGACGTGCTGGCCGACGCGATTCCGGCGGTGATCCGGGCGTTTCCGTGGCCCAAGTCGATGCGCTGGGGCGCCGCGTCGGCCTCGACCGAGAGCCTGCGCTGGGTGCGGCCGTTGCAGGGCATCGTCGCGCTGTTCGGCGAGACTGTGGTGCCGGCGAGCATCGCGGGCGTCGAGAGCGGTGCGGCGACGGTGGGGCACCGCTTCCACCATCCGGGCGCCATCACGATCGGCTCCGCGGCGGATTATGTCGAGAAGCTGCGCGCGTGCCACGTGATCGTCGACCAGGCCGAGCGCGAGTCGATCATCGCGCTGGGCGCGACGATGCTGACCGCGAAGGCGGGGCTGACGTTGGTGCGCGACGAGGGGCTGCTGGCGGAGAATGCCGGGCTGACCGAATATCCCATTCCGCTGCTGGGCCGCTTCGACGCGGCGTATCTGGACGTGCCGCCCGAGGTGATCCAGCTGACCGCGCGCGTGAACCAGAAGTATTTCGTCTGCCGCGACGCGGAGGGGAAGCTGGCCAATGCGTTCGTGTGCACCGCGAACATCGACGCGGCGGACGGCGGCGCGAAGATCGTCGAGGGCAACCGCAAGGTGCTCGCCGCGCGGCTTTCCGATGCGCGCTTCTTCTACGACACCGACCTGAAGGTCCCGCTGGAAGAGCAGGCGAAGAAGCTGGACCGGATCGTGTTCCACGAGAAGCTGGGTACGGTCGCGGACAAGGTGGAGCGGGTCGCGAAGCTGGCGCGGTGGCTGGTGGAGAGCGGTGTCGTCTCTCCCCTCCCCGCAAGGGAGGGGCCGGGGGTGGGTAATGAGACCCACCACGGTTCCGCGAAGATCACACCCACCCCCGACCACTCCCTTCCAGGGAGGGGAGAGCTGGCGGATCAGGCCGGGCGTGCCGCACGGCTCGCCAAGGCCGATCTCGTCACCGGCATGGTCGGCGAGTTCCCGGAATTGCAGGGGCTGATCGGGGGCTATTACGCCGCCGCGCAGCGCGAGGATGCCGCGGTCGCCGAGGCGATCCGCGATCACTACAAGCCGGTGGGGGCGGGCGACGACGTGCCGACCGCGCCGGTGACGGTCGCGGTGGCGCTGGCGGACAAGCTGGACAGCCTCCAGCAGTTCTTTGCGATCGGGCAGGCGCCGACCGGGTCCAAGGATCCGTTCGCGCTGCGGCGGTCTGCGCTGGGTGTCATCCGGCTGCTGACCGAGAACGGGCTGCGGTATCGCGTTCCCGGTGAACTGCTCGACTTCTTCGCCGACCGCCTCAAGGTCCAGCAGCGCGAGGCGGGGGTGCGGCACGATCTGATCGATGCGGTGTTTGCGCTGGGCGGCGAGGACGATCTGGTGCGACTGCTCTCGCGAGTGAAGGCGTTGCAGTCGTTCGTCACCACCGACGATGGGGCGAACCTGCTCGCGGGGTACAAGCGCGCGGCGAATATCCTGAAGAAGGAAGGCCGGGTGGCGCCCTCCACGACCGATCGTCACCCCGGCCTTGAGCCGGGGTCCCGCTTCTTGGACGCGGAGGATAGCGGGACCCCGGGTCAAGCCCGGGGTGACGAGACGACGGCGTATGCGCCGGAGCCCGCCGAGGCGGCGCTGGTCGCGGCGCTCGATATCGCCGAGCCGGCCGCCGCGCAGGCGGTCGCGCGGGAGGATTTCGAGGGTGCGATGGCGGCGCTCGCCACATTGCGCGCGCCGATCGACCGCTTCTTCGACGACGTGACCGTCAACGACGCCGATCCCGCCAAGCGCGCCGCGCGGCTCGCGTTGCTGGCGCGGGTGCGCGAGGCGGTGCATGGCGTCGCGGACTTCTCGCGGATCGAGGGGTAAAGCCGGGCTGTCCCGACCCTGCCGCAGAATCGTGTTGCAATCCGCGCCCCGACCGTGTGTTGCGGTGCACAACGATACGATAGGACAGGAGACGTGACGATGGCGACCGCGGCACAGGCAGGGACCGACACGCGATACGTCTATCGCTTCGGCGGTGGCGTCTCCGACGGCGGCAAGGGCGACAGGAACCTGCTGGGCGGCAAGGGCGCGAACCTGGCCGAGATGGCGTCGATCGACTTGCCGGTGCCGCCGGGCTTCACCATCTCCACCGCGATGTGCGCGCGCTATTACGAGGAGGGGGAGCGCTTTCCCGAGTCGCTGAAGGCCGAGGTCGCGGACGGCATCGCGCATATCGAGCAGGTGACCGGCAAGCGCTTCGGCGATGCGGCCGATCCGCTGCTCGTCTCGGTCCGCTCGGGCGCGCGCGTGTCGATGCCCGGCATGATGGACACGGTGCTGAACCTGGGCCTCAACGACGAGACGGTCGAGGGGCTGGCGGCGGCGAGCGGGGACGAGCGCTTCGCATGGGACAGCTATCGCCGCTTCATCCAGATGTATGCCGACGTGGTGCTGGAGCTGGACCATGGCGCGTTCGAGGAAGCGCTGGAGATCGCGAAGGAAGACCGCGGCTTCACGCTGGACACCGAACTGTCGGCGGCGGACCTGAAGGAGCTGGTCGCCGAGTACAAGAAGCTGGTCGAGGCGGAGTGGAACAGGCCGTTCCCGCAGGACGTGCACGATCAGTTGTGGGGTGCGGTGGGCGCGGTGTTCGGATCGTGGCAGTCGGAGCGCGCCAAGGTGTACCGCCGGCTGAACGACATTCCCGGCGACTGGGGCACCGCGGTCAACGTGCAGGCGATGGTCTTCGGCAACATGGGCGATACGTCGGCCACCGGCGTCGCCTTCACGCGCGACCCGTCGAAGGGCGACCGCGCCTATTACGGCGAGTTCCTCATCAACGCGCAGGGCGAGGACGTGGTGGCGGGCATCCGCACCCCGCAATATCTGACGAAGACGGCGCGCGAGGAGGCGGGCGCGAAGCCGGCGTCGATGGAAGAGGCGATGCCCGAGGTGTACGGCGAGCTGGCCGCGGTGTTCGACCGGCTGGAGACGCACTACCGCGACATGCAGGACATCGAGTTCACGGTCGAGCGCGGCAAATTGTGGATGCTCCAGACGCGCTCGGGCAAGCGCACCGCGAAGGCGGCGCTGAAGATCGCGGTGGAGATGGCGGACGAGGGGCTCATCACGCGCGAGGAAGCGATCGCGCGGGTCGAGCCGCAGGCGCTCGACCAGCTGCTCCACCCGACGCTGGACCCGAACGCGCCGCGCGACGTGCTGACCAAGGGGCTGCCCGCGTCGCCGGGGGCCGCGAGCGGCGCGACGGTGTTCGACGCCGATACCGCCGAGCGCTGGGCCTCGGACGGCAAGGCGGTGATCCTGGTGCGCACCGAAACCTCGCCCGAGGACATCCACGGCATG
The sequence above is drawn from the Sphingomonas adhaesiva genome and encodes:
- a CDS encoding glycine--tRNA ligase subunit alpha, which gives rise to MDQPLSFQAMILRLHQYWSERGCAILQPYDMEMGAGTFHTATTLRALGPDAWNAAYVQPCRRPTDGRYGENPNRLQHYYQYQVILKPSPPDLQDLYLGSLAAIGVDMSIHDIRFVEDDWESPTLGAWGLGWEVWCDGMEVTQFTYFQQMGGFDMKPVAGELTYGLERLAMYIQNVDNVYDLRFNDAGVSYGDVFLENERQMSTWNFEVADTETLFDQFRKAAAECENCLAAKLPIPAYEQAIKASHTFNLLQARGVISVAERQAYIGRVRDLAKAACAAHMEKHGWAEQLKVPTT
- a CDS encoding 50S ribosomal protein L25/general stress protein Ctc; protein product: MSDTITLAAETRDRVGKGASRALRRDGRVPAVIYGQNKEPTSIHLEEKALVKALMTGHFMNSVIMVDGKRTLAKDVAFHPVTDRPLHVDFLRIAAHETVTVPVPVVIVDEEESPGVKKGAVLTLVATELEVTVDAADIPSQITVSVKGKDVGDTIHIGDVRVPKGATLTIEDPDFTVATLVAPSAMLAEAQEQAAEEAALAEAASAEAAAEAEAAADDAEGEDKGE
- the ppdK gene encoding pyruvate, phosphate dikinase, yielding MATAAQAGTDTRYVYRFGGGVSDGGKGDRNLLGGKGANLAEMASIDLPVPPGFTISTAMCARYYEEGERFPESLKAEVADGIAHIEQVTGKRFGDAADPLLVSVRSGARVSMPGMMDTVLNLGLNDETVEGLAAASGDERFAWDSYRRFIQMYADVVLELDHGAFEEALEIAKEDRGFTLDTELSAADLKELVAEYKKLVEAEWNRPFPQDVHDQLWGAVGAVFGSWQSERAKVYRRLNDIPGDWGTAVNVQAMVFGNMGDTSATGVAFTRDPSKGDRAYYGEFLINAQGEDVVAGIRTPQYLTKTAREEAGAKPASMEEAMPEVYGELAAVFDRLETHYRDMQDIEFTVERGKLWMLQTRSGKRTAKAALKIAVEMADEGLITREEAIARVEPQALDQLLHPTLDPNAPRDVLTKGLPASPGAASGATVFDADTAERWASDGKAVILVRTETSPEDIHGMHAAKGILTARGGMTSHAAVVARGMGRPCVSGAGTLSIDAKAKVARVGGREVREGDILTIDGATGEVMVGEVATIQPELAGDFGTLMTWADEVRRLKVRANAETPLDCRTARDFGAEGVGLCRTEHMFFDAARITAVRQMILAEDEAGRRAALEKLLPEQRADFTAIFEVMAGLPVTVRLLDPPLHEFLPHEENEFAEVAAAAGIAVDQLKRRAAELHEFNPMLGHRGCRLGVTYPEIYEMQARAIFEAAIDVAEKSGEAPIPEVMIPLVATRRELDLMKAVVDAAAKDVFAERGRTVDYLVGTMIELPRAALRAGEIAEAGEFFSFGTNDLTQTTLGVSRDDAARFLGAYVEKGIYAKDPFVSLDVEGVGELVKLAAERGRATRPDIKLGICGEHGGDPASIAFCESVGLDYVSASPYRVPIARLAAAQAALKARG
- a CDS encoding TraB/GumN family protein; this translates as MTRWFAAPLALLLALPLPACARPKAAASPDADPALWVVKDRDTTIYLFGTIHVLRPGLSWFDEAVKTAFDRSQTLVLEMVEPDAQTQQRVVASKAFAPAGTPLTEQLPPNYRPAFQKAMADGGLPPAAYDRMRPWFAAITLSLLPVQKLGYDPANGPEKVLSDAARQAGKPIVGLETFEGQLGIFDAISQPAQVRLLESTLDELPTADTTFRKLVDAWAAGNPDGVASEMNDSLKDSPEVAQALLVNRNRKWAAWIAERMKRPGTVFIAVGAGHLAGTQSVQQQLGAYRLKAVRVRY
- the glyS gene encoding glycine--tRNA ligase subunit beta, whose amino-acid sequence is MTDFLLELRSEEIPARMQTKAREDLARLFAGELARAGLAAAETVSYATPRRLALILRGLPEATEAVSEEVKGPKTSAPPQALEGFLRKTGLTREQLVERDGVFFAVSEKPGRATADVLADAIPAVIRAFPWPKSMRWGAASASTESLRWVRPLQGIVALFGETVVPASIAGVESGAATVGHRFHHPGAITIGSAADYVEKLRACHVIVDQAERESIIALGATMLTAKAGLTLVRDEGLLAENAGLTEYPIPLLGRFDAAYLDVPPEVIQLTARVNQKYFVCRDAEGKLANAFVCTANIDAADGGAKIVEGNRKVLAARLSDARFFYDTDLKVPLEEQAKKLDRIVFHEKLGTVADKVERVAKLARWLVESGVVSPLPAREGPGVGNETHHGSAKITPTPDHSLPGRGELADQAGRAARLAKADLVTGMVGEFPELQGLIGGYYAAAQREDAAVAEAIRDHYKPVGAGDDVPTAPVTVAVALADKLDSLQQFFAIGQAPTGSKDPFALRRSALGVIRLLTENGLRYRVPGELLDFFADRLKVQQREAGVRHDLIDAVFALGGEDDLVRLLSRVKALQSFVTTDDGANLLAGYKRAANILKKEGRVAPSTTDRHPGLEPGSRFLDAEDSGTPGQARGDETTAYAPEPAEAALVAALDIAEPAAAQAVAREDFEGAMAALATLRAPIDRFFDDVTVNDADPAKRAARLALLARVREAVHGVADFSRIEG